The following are encoded together in the Chlorocebus sabaeus isolate Y175 chromosome 20, mChlSab1.0.hap1, whole genome shotgun sequence genome:
- the LOC140709349 gene encoding uncharacterized protein yields MPAPVEVHPISPPSLPPPPRGAYLAELRIIKREAKPSRGVCACPGHEHRPVSGASSPPFAAKVRSLGLRKRRLESMPTRLGGGGETGHEGRSPRVKLLRRTLELLIPVISSM; encoded by the exons ATGCCAGCCCCCGTGGAGGTGCACCCAATAAGCCCACCCTCTTTGCCGCCGCCGCCACGAGGCGCCTATCTGGCCGAGTTGCGAATAATTAAGAGAGAGGCCAAGCCAAGTCGTGGCGTTTGTGCGTGCCCTGGACACGAGCACCGGCCAGTCAGCGGAGCCTCCTCACCCCCGTTCGCAGCTAAGGTTCGCAGTTTAGGCCTTCGGAAGAGGCGACTGGAGTCGATGCCCACGAGGTTGGGAGGAGG GGGAGAGACCGGTCACGAAGGGCGTTCTCCCAGAGTGAAGCTTCTTCGTCGCACTCTAGAGTTGCTGATTCCTGTGATTTCCTCAATGTGA